Genomic segment of bacterium:
CACCCCAGCCTCGGGTACGATTCTCACCTCGGCATCCTGCAGCTCCGCTACCCGGCTTCCGGTGACTCGCAGGCGATGCTCGTGCAGACTGCGGCTTACCTCCCAGCCCTGCCCGTCCGCCAAGTACAGGTCTGAGGCGACGGGGTGATATTTATATTCAATGATAACAGTCACATTATTGACACCGAAGGATTGGTATTCTAACCACAGATCGGTCATGCCTACTATGAACAAAGGTGTCAATCGGAACCACACCCGACACTCCTGCCCGGGAGCCAGACGCACCGTATCCTGACTGACCGAGGCTTTGATAAAAATATAAGCCCATTCCAGATCCCTTTTTAGCAGCACCACGCTGTCGGTCCCGGCGTTGGTGAGAGTGAAAGCGAGCGAATCGGTTTGGCCGACAGGTATCTCGCCGAAATCGAGCGTATCGGGTGAGACATCCACCCGCGTCCGCGCCGACGCGCCGGCTGCGGTCATCACCAGCGCCGTCAAGATGAGCATAGTAACCGTGCGCAGATGCCAGTTCATGTCGTCCCCCTTGTAAGACGTTTTTACTTCAACAGCACCATCTTTCGGGTGAAACTGAAATCCCCGGCTGTTATCCGGTAGAAATAGACTCCGCTGGAGAGCTTCTCCCCGCCTCGTCCGCGGCCGTCCCAGTTCACCGTATACTGCCCCGGAGCGACCACCCGATCCACCAGGGTCGCCACAGTCTGTCCGCGCAGGTTGAACACGCTCAGGTGCACCGTCACCGGGGCCTCTCCGCCCACGCTGTAGGCTATGGTTGTCGAGGGATTGAACGGGTTGGGGACATTCGCCCCCAGGCTGAACGCCCGCGGAAGCGCCGCGCCGGGAGCGCCGGACTCGGGCTCCAGCGGGAGAGCATCGGCGTTCCAGCGGATAAAGATTTGAGAATACATCGCGCCGCTGTCCGGGTTCTCGACATGCATGCCCGAGACAGTGTCGGTTACGCTCTGATCGAGACGCAGCACCAGGCGGGCCAGGCTGTCCGGGAGCAGCTCGGTGGAAACGAGGCTCAGTTCGGGCAAAGAGAATTCAAACCGGCAGCCGGGCCACAGGTCACGCCCCCGCACGGTCAGGGTGTCGAGGCTTTTCTGCGGACCGAACAACAGGCTGTCCTTGCTCGGAAAATAATCGGGGTCGCTCCTTCTCACTTCCACCAAGAGGCTGTCCAGGACCACGCCGCCGGATTCGAACAGCATCCAGCGCACACCCAGGGCCGCTTCCGGTGCGACAGTTATGCCCAGGGCCATCTCGGACTGGTCGGCCGAGATTTTCCGCAGGGTCAAGTCGTCCGGGGGAGTGATTCTCACCTCGGTGTTCTGCAGGTCAGCCACCCGGCTCCCGAGCACCCGGACAAGCCGCTCGCGAAGGCTGCGGAACAGAAGCCATGAACAGCCCAGGTCGCCGCCTACCGCACGATAATAAGACATGATGGTCAGCGCCGGATAGTTGGCACCCAGATATTGATAACTCAGCCGAAAGCCTGCCACGCTCATCTTGACATATGGAAACAGACGGAGCCGAACTTGGCGTGCCTCTCCGGGAGCGAGCCGCACCGTATCCAGGCTGACCGAGGTCGTGTAATAGGGCAGGTCCAGTCCGGAGTTCATTTTCACCAGGACCACGCTGTCGGTCCCGGTGTTGGTGAGAGTGAAACTCAAGAAATATGCCTTTCTCACCTGTATCTCGCCGAAATCGAGCGAGTCGGGCGAGAATGTCACCTCCGCCGCGGCGGGCGTGACTGCCAGAAACAGCGCCGCCAGTATCAGCGCAGCAAAAGCATGTACGTGTCTTTTCATGGAATCCTCTTTGTCAGACCGGCCTCACTTCAACAGCACCATTTTACGGGTAAGGCTGAAATCTCCGGCGGTCAGACGGTAGAAATACACCCCGCTGGGAAGCTGTTCCCCGCCCCGTCCGCGGCCATCCCAATTCACCGTATACTGCCCCGGCGCGACCACCCGGTCCACCAGGACCGCCACTACCTGCCCGCGCTGGTTGAACACGCTCTGGTGCACCGTCACCGGGGCCTCGCCGCCCACGCTGTAGGTTATGGAGGTGGAGGGGTTGAACGGGTTGGGTACATTCGCCCCCAGGCTGAACGCGCGGGGCAGGGCCGCGCCTGGAGCGCCGGACTCGGGGGCGAGAGGGAGGGCATCGGCATTCACGAATATCGTCCTGCCGAACATGCTGATGAGACTGTCCGGTCTCTCAATGGCGAACATCACAAATCCGGAGATTATACCCGGCTGAGCCTGGACCACCAGACGGGCCGTTGTATCGGGGAAAAAGTCAGTTGAGACAATTCTCAGGTTGGAGGACGGGAAAACATAAATGAGGTCGGAAAACAGGTTCCAGCCTCGAACGAAGAGTGTGTCCTGTTGTTTCCCAGGGCTGAAAATCAGAGTGTCCGCGGGAATGGAAAAAAGGATGGGAAAGCTTGTAATCACCTGGCAATAAAGGCTGTCCAGGGTGTTGCTTCCATCCGTGAACCGCAGCTCGTAGAAACCCTCCGGCATCTCCAGAGGCGCCAGAATCCCCAGAACAATCGAATCCTCATCCATGTATTCTTTCCGCACTACAAGGCCACTATCCGGCTCCACACGCAGTTGAGCGTTCTGCAGAGCCGCCACTCCGCTGCCCACGATCTTGTAGCGCTGCTCGTGCAGACATCGCTTTATTGACCACGAGGGCTTGAACTCCAAGCCGGCT
This window contains:
- a CDS encoding T9SS type A sorting domain-containing protein, with protein sequence MKRHVHAFAALILAALFLAVTPAAAEVTFSPDSLDFGEIQVRKAYFLSFTLTNTGTDSVVLVKMNSGLDLPYYTTSVSLDTVRLAPGEARQVRLRLFPYVKMSVAGFRLSYQYLGANYPALTIMSYYRAVGGDLGCSWLLFRSLRERLVRVLGSRVADLQNTEVRITPPDDLTLRKISADQSEMALGITVAPEAALGVRWMLFESGGVVLDSLLVEVRRSDPDYFPSKDSLLFGPQKSLDTLTVRGRDLWPGCRFEFSLPELSLVSTELLPDSLARLVLRLDQSVTDTVSGMHVENPDSGAMYSQIFIRWNADALPLEPESGAPGAALPRAFSLGANVPNPFNPSTTIAYSVGGEAPVTVHLSVFNLRGQTVATLVDRVVAPGQYTVNWDGRGRGGEKLSSGVYFYRITAGDFSFTRKMVLLK
- a CDS encoding T9SS type A sorting domain-containing protein, giving the protein MKSHVHTFAALILAAFVLAVTPAAAEVTFWPDSLDFGNIPVGGTVTRSFWIKNTGADSLIEQLLYSHIDFANYIYSPNNVRLAPGDSIEVSLGINPSVPGSVVTRVFFGFSIDGVEYASVDFWGPIFAYRAIPAGLEFKPSWSIKRCLHEQRYKIVGSGVAALQNAQLRVEPDSGLVVRKEYMDEDSIVLGILAPLEMPEGFYELRFTDGSNTLDSLYCQVITSFPILFSIPADTLIFSPGKQQDTLFVRGWNLFSDLIYVFPSSNLRIVSTDFFPDTTARLVVQAQPGIISGFVMFAIERPDSLISMFGRTIFVNADALPLAPESGAPGAALPRAFSLGANVPNPFNPSTSITYSVGGEAPVTVHQSVFNQRGQVVAVLVDRVVAPGQYTVNWDGRGRGGEQLPSGVYFYRLTAGDFSLTRKMVLLK